The Pan paniscus chromosome 1, NHGRI_mPanPan1-v2.0_pri, whole genome shotgun sequence genome has a segment encoding these proteins:
- the RWDD3 gene encoding RWD domain-containing protein 3 isoform X2, giving the protein MFLSCGSLHQRGAETDGTVFRIHTKAEGFMDADIPLELVFHLPVNYPSCLPGISINSEQLTRAQCVTVKEKLLEQAESLLLEPMVHELVLWIQQNLRHILSQPETGSGSEKCTFSTSTTMDDGLWITLLHLDHMRAKTKYVKTVEKWASDLRLTGRLMFMGKIILILLQGDRNNLKEYLILQKTSKVDVDSSGKKCKEKMISVLFETKVQTEHKRFLAFEVKEYSALDELQKEFETAGLKKLFSEFVLALVK; this is encoded by the exons ATGTTTCTTTCCTGTGGTTCCCTGCACCAGAGAGGAGCTG AGACAGATGGGACCGTGTTCAGAATTCAcacaaaagctgaaggatttaTGGATGCGGATATACCTCTGGAATTGGTGTTCCATTTGCCAGTCAATTATCCTTCATGTCTACCTGGTATCTCGATTAACTCTGAACAGTTGACCAGGGCCCAGTGTGTGACTGTGAAAGAGAAGTTACTTGAGCAAGCAGAGAGCCTTTTGTTGGAGCCTATGGTTCATGAGCTTGTTCTCTGGATTCAGCAGAATCTCAGGCATATCCTCAGCCAACCAGAAACTGGCAGTGGCAGTGAAAAGTGTACTTTTTCAACAAGCACGACCATGGATGATGGATTGTGGATAACTCTTTTGCATTTAGATCACATGAGAGCAAAGACTAAATATGTCAAAACTGTGGAGAAGTGGGCTTCAGATTTAAGGCTGACAGGAAGACTGATGTTCATGGGTAAAATAATACTGATTTTACTACAGGGAGACAGAAACAACCTCAAG GAGTACTTGATTCTTCAGAAAACCTCCAAAGTAGATGTGGACTCAAgtggaaagaaatgcaaagagaaaatgaTTAGTGTACTGTTTGAAACAAAAGTACAGACAGAACACAAAAG GTTTCTGGCATTTGAAGTCAAAGAGTATTCAGCGTTGGATGAATTACAAAAGGAATTTGAAACTGCAGGACTTAAGAAGCTTTTCTCCGAATTTGTACTTGCTCtggtaaaatga
- the RWDD3 gene encoding RWD domain-containing protein 3 isoform X5, translated as MFLSCGSLHQRGAETDGTVFRIHTKAEGFMDADIPLELVFHLPVNYPSCLPGISINSEQLTRAQCVTVKEKLLEQAESLLLEPMVHELVLWIQQNLRHILSQPETGSGSEKCTFSTSTTMDDGLWITLLHLDHMRAKTKYVKTVEKWASDLRLTGRLMFMGVLDSSENLQSRCGLKWKEMQREND; from the exons ATGTTTCTTTCCTGTGGTTCCCTGCACCAGAGAGGAGCTG AGACAGATGGGACCGTGTTCAGAATTCAcacaaaagctgaaggatttaTGGATGCGGATATACCTCTGGAATTGGTGTTCCATTTGCCAGTCAATTATCCTTCATGTCTACCTGGTATCTCGATTAACTCTGAACAGTTGACCAGGGCCCAGTGTGTGACTGTGAAAGAGAAGTTACTTGAGCAAGCAGAGAGCCTTTTGTTGGAGCCTATGGTTCATGAGCTTGTTCTCTGGATTCAGCAGAATCTCAGGCATATCCTCAGCCAACCAGAAACTGGCAGTGGCAGTGAAAAGTGTACTTTTTCAACAAGCACGACCATGGATGATGGATTGTGGATAACTCTTTTGCATTTAGATCACATGAGAGCAAAGACTAAATATGTCAAAACTGTGGAGAAGTGGGCTTCAGATTTAAGGCTGACAGGAAGACTGATGTTCATGG GAGTACTTGATTCTTCAGAAAACCTCCAAAGTAGATGTGGACTCAAgtggaaagaaatgcaaagagaaaatgaTTAG